The following coding sequences are from one Gossypium hirsutum isolate 1008001.06 chromosome A12, Gossypium_hirsutum_v2.1, whole genome shotgun sequence window:
- the LOC107886056 gene encoding zinc finger CCCH domain-containing protein 18: MADVDTYTKGQQLVKEHNQANPSKCHTNYLYKAFVVIIFLVIIPLFPSQAPEFINQSLLARSWELLHLLFVGIAVSYGLFSRRNDETEKEHNNNYNNQSKFDSVQSFVSRFLQVSSVFDDEAETLSGSDETKVQTWSSLYHRNESPVIVAKEHAVLDDNTSSSPRNPEKPLLLPVRSLRSRVLNETGRGNSANSNSLSRSNSGLSTKRFSTKGTNGELRGSDQETLVEKWSDNNVVLPSPIPWRSRSARMEMKEDIESRSFKRSQSNRLSRSNSMSSSPKKSASPLPPSTEAQAKSAEDFVKKKSIYRSPPPPPPPPPMIHKPSSLKPVSPLTRNGEIRNGINGKAVRFDQTSSRTEKLVMQNPTFMEFPQQENAGKFVVETSDDDSESEGETPPIVSSTETRAINEEANQSSGCIDGGSDVDKKADEFIAKVREQIRLQRIDSIKRSSGQFKRSSTR, from the coding sequence ATGGCAGATGTAGACACCTACACCAAAGGACAGCAACTAGTAAAAGAACATAACCAAGCAAACCCAAGTAAGTGTCATACGAATTACCTTTACAAAGCCTTCGTAGTCATAATTTTCTTGGTTATAATTCCACTTTTTCCCTCACAAGCACCTGAATTCATCAACCAATCCCTACTCGCCAGAAGCTGGGAGCTTCTTCACCTTCTATTTGTTGGCATAGCTGTCTCTTATGGTCTTTTTAGCCGGCGAAATGATGAAACTGAGAAAGAACATAATAACAACTACAACAACCAATCCAAATTTGATAGTGTACAGTCTTTCGTGTCTAGATTCCTTCAAGTGTCATCAGTTTTCGATGATGAAGCTGAAACCTTATCTGGGTCTGATGAAACCAAGGTCCAGACTTGGAGTAGCCTTTACCATAGGAATGAATCCCCTGTTATTGTTGCTAAAGAACATGCTGTTCTTGATGACAACACAAGTTCTAGTCCTAGAAACCCTGAAAAGCCTTTGCTTTTGCCTGTTAGGAGCTTGAGGTCGCGTGTTTTGAATGAGACAGGTAGGGGAAACAGTGCAAATTCTAACTCTCTAAGTAGGTCTAATTCTGGTTTAAGTACCAAAAGGTTTTCAACTAAAGGTACAAATGGGGAACTGAGAGGATCGGACCAAGAAACTTTGGTGGAGAAATGGAGTGATAACAACGTTGTTCTTCCTTCACCAATCCCGTGGCGATCAAGGTCTGCAAGAATGGAAATGAAAGAAGATATTGAATCTCGGTCATTTAAGAGGTCCCAAAGTAATCGTTTGAGTCGGTCCAATTCCATGTCTTCTTCACCAAAGAAATCAGCATCTCCTCTTCCTCCATCAACGGAAGCACAAGCCAAGAGTGCAGAGGATTTCGTGAAGAAAAAAAGCATATACAGGTctcctcccccacctcctccacCTCCCCCAATGATCCACAAACCATCATCATTGAAACCAGTTTCTCCCTTGACACGTAATGGTGAAATCCGAAATGGGATCAATGGCAAGGCAGTGAGGTTCGATCAAACATCATCGAGGACTGAGAAACTGGTTATGCAAAACCCAACTTTCATGGAATTTCCCCAGCAAGAAAATGCCGGGAAGTTTGTGGTAGAAACCAGTGATGATGATTCAGAGAGTGAGGGTGAAACTCCTCCCATTGTTTCCAGCACAGAAACAAGGGCAATCAATGAGGAAGCTAATCAAAGCAGTGGGTGCATTGATGGAGGGTCGGATGTGGATAAGAAGGCAGATGAATTCATAGCCAAAGTAAGAGAGCAAATCAGGCTTCAGAGGATTGATTCTATTAAGAGATCCAGTGGCCAGTTTAAGAGAAGCAGTACAAGGTAA